A genomic stretch from Juglans microcarpa x Juglans regia isolate MS1-56 chromosome 3S, Jm3101_v1.0, whole genome shotgun sequence includes:
- the LOC121257114 gene encoding LOW QUALITY PROTEIN: heavy metal-associated isoprenylated plant protein 37-like (The sequence of the model RefSeq protein was modified relative to this genomic sequence to represent the inferred CDS: inserted 1 base in 1 codon) has protein sequence MTKDEDFKILKIQTCVLKVNIYCDGCKKKVKKLLQKIEGVYQVKIDAVQQRVTVSGSVDAATLIKKLVKAGKHAELWFQKNNQNQKQKKACIKDDNKDKGKNQKLIKGLEALKNQQKFPAFSSEGDDDYSDDEEGDDEEDELRFIREKANELGLLGQQEIDANNAKKGAGVIGAASNNGKINNVVNGNAGNGRIGNTNQNMGMRVNAGEIDPKTMEALKMNTAPLVVGNINAGEGIRANDINSMMGMAGFRGNGLNVASAAAAAGGNSNGLGRFQVQSNNACQGSSAGFTTGAYAXGQYPSSTLMNMNGYTPAPPQTMNMDILARQGMQQQTQTMYNRSPFVPSSTGYYYNYVPNPNPYPPTEPYYSGHDSAIHMYSEENTSSCSIM, from the exons GCGTGTACCAAGTAAAAATAGATGCAGTGCAGCAGAGAGTCACAGTTTCAGGAAGTGTAGATGCTGCGACATTGATAAAAAAACTAGTCAAAGCTGGTAAACATGCCGAACTATGGTTTCagaaaaacaaccaaaaccaaaaacagaaaaaggcCTGCATCAAAGATGATAATAAAGACAAAGGCAAAAATCAAAAGTTGATCAAGGGTCTTGAAGCCTTGAAGAATCAGCAGAAATTTCCTGCTTTCAGCTCTGAAGGAGATGATGACTATTCTGATGACGAGGAAGGGGATGATGAAGAGGATGAGCTGCGCTTTATTAGGGAGAAAGCTAACGAACTTGGTCTTCTCGGGCAGCAGGAAATTGATGCAAATAATGCAAAGAAAGGTGCTGGAGTCATTGGTGCTGCTTCCAACAATGGGAAAATTAACAATGTTGTAAATGGGAATGCTGGAAATGGAAGGATAGGAAACACAAATCAGAATATGGGAATGAGAGTTAATGCAGGTGAGATTGATCCGAAAACCATGGAAGCTCTGAAAATGAACACTGCTCCGTTGGTTGTGGGTAACATAAATGCTGGAGAAGGTATAAGGGCAAATGACATCAATTCTATGATGGGTATGGCTGGTTTTCGTGGAAATGGGCTCAATGTTGCTTCTGCTGCCGCTGCTGCAGGAGGGAATTCCAACGGTTTGGGACGTTTTCAAGTCCAAAGCAACAATGCGTGTCAGGGCTCTTCTGCTGGGTTCACCACTGGTGCATATG CTGGTCAATACCCATCATCCACGCTGATGAACATGAATGGTTATACCCCTGCACCACCTCAGACAATGAACATGGACATCCTGGCCAGGCAAGGCATGCAACAACAAACACAAACGATGTATAACCGGTCTCCCTTTGTTCCCTCCAGCACTGGCTATTACTACAATTATGTCCCAAACCCCAACCCGTACCCTCCCACTGAACCTTATTACAGTGGTCATGACTCTGCAATCCATATGTACAGTGAGGAGAACACCAGCAGCTGTTCCATAATGTGA